The following are from one region of the Rhizobacter sp. AJA081-3 genome:
- a CDS encoding patatin-like phospholipase family protein, whose translation MTTAPAEPAAAKPAGSTRPRIGLVLSGGGARGLAHVGVLKVLERERVPIDMIAGTSMGAIIGGLYASGMSAAQLEAELLKVDWNAVFASRVDRQLLSQRRKEEDFEISPVIEIGMRNGELRAPLGALSGRGLETLLRRYTLPVRDVRNFDVLPIPFRALATDMETGKPVVLSQGDLALALRSSMSVPGVFAPTELNQRILGDGGLVDNVPVGVARDMGADVLIVVNIGTPIAGRDSLSSVTGLTTQMINILTEQNVQRSLATLGERDVLIAPDLGTLSSADFERTRELIDRGQRGAEPLSARLAGLALDEATYASWRQSRPLPGGTAAQVSFIRFEGTELTNPQRFASQLESRPGQPFDAAKAERDARRLAASGDYTRADYLLVSTPDGDGLVFDVEDKPWGPHYFRIGLDMETDFRGGSGFNIKISHNRHWLDANGSEWRNQLQIGKVPRWYTELYHPLNWTLGISNDWFVSGYAEVQRRDITQYDNDSGAVTSLFNRKLGRIGVDLGQPWGEFGELRLGALALIERTTPDVDASTLSSVDGPVTLRERGVHLGAVIDQLDFANFPTRGYRLESELVAGRRSRSGSGLRTDFTRVEASGTAARSWGQHTLNVHARVQRTGQDNATSLGSYTLGGFHQLSGYRSEQLDGNAVVFSRLTWYRRSLTAPVFTRGFFVGATLEAGNAWARWGDARWADLRSGMSLFLGADTGLGPLYFGLTYAPRGSTGLYLFVGRP comes from the coding sequence ATGACCACGGCCCCCGCCGAGCCAGCGGCTGCGAAGCCGGCCGGATCCACCCGCCCGCGCATCGGCCTGGTGCTCTCAGGCGGCGGCGCGCGCGGCCTGGCGCACGTGGGCGTGCTCAAGGTGCTCGAGCGCGAGCGGGTGCCGATCGACATGATCGCAGGCACCTCGATGGGCGCGATCATCGGTGGCCTGTACGCCAGCGGCATGAGTGCTGCTCAGCTCGAGGCCGAGCTGTTGAAGGTCGACTGGAATGCCGTTTTCGCCAGCCGGGTCGACCGCCAGCTGCTCTCACAGCGGCGCAAGGAAGAGGACTTCGAGATCTCGCCGGTCATCGAGATCGGCATGCGCAACGGCGAATTGCGCGCGCCGCTGGGCGCCCTGTCGGGCCGCGGGCTGGAGACGCTGCTGCGCCGCTACACCCTGCCGGTGCGTGACGTGCGCAACTTCGACGTGCTGCCGATCCCGTTCCGCGCGCTGGCCACCGACATGGAGACCGGCAAGCCGGTCGTGCTCTCGCAGGGCGACCTGGCGCTGGCCCTGCGCTCCAGCATGAGCGTGCCCGGCGTGTTCGCACCCACCGAGCTGAACCAGCGCATCCTCGGCGATGGCGGCCTGGTCGACAACGTGCCGGTGGGCGTGGCCCGCGACATGGGTGCCGATGTGCTGATCGTGGTCAACATCGGCACGCCCATCGCCGGCCGTGATTCCTTGTCGTCGGTGACCGGGCTGACGACCCAGATGATCAACATCCTGACCGAGCAGAACGTGCAGCGCAGCCTGGCCACTCTCGGTGAGCGCGACGTGCTGATCGCGCCGGACCTGGGCACGCTCAGCTCGGCCGACTTCGAGCGCACGCGCGAACTGATCGATCGCGGCCAGCGTGGCGCCGAGCCGCTGTCGGCCCGGCTCGCCGGCCTGGCACTCGACGAGGCGACGTACGCGAGCTGGCGGCAGTCGCGCCCGCTGCCCGGCGGCACGGCGGCGCAGGTCTCATTCATCCGATTCGAGGGAACCGAGCTCACCAATCCTCAGCGTTTCGCCTCCCAGCTCGAGTCCAGGCCGGGCCAGCCCTTCGATGCCGCGAAGGCCGAGCGCGATGCACGCCGCCTGGCCGCCAGTGGCGACTACACGCGCGCAGACTATCTGCTCGTCTCCACGCCCGACGGCGACGGCCTGGTTTTTGACGTCGAGGACAAGCCCTGGGGCCCGCACTACTTCCGCATCGGCCTGGACATGGAGACCGATTTCCGCGGCGGCAGCGGCTTCAATATCAAGATCAGCCACAACCGCCACTGGCTCGACGCGAACGGCAGCGAGTGGCGCAACCAGCTGCAGATCGGCAAGGTGCCGCGCTGGTACACCGAGCTCTACCATCCGCTGAACTGGACCCTGGGCATCAGCAACGACTGGTTCGTGTCGGGTTATGCCGAGGTGCAGCGGCGCGACATCACGCAGTACGACAACGACAGCGGCGCCGTGACCAGCCTGTTCAATCGCAAGCTGGGCCGCATCGGCGTCGATCTGGGGCAGCCCTGGGGTGAATTCGGCGAGCTGCGCCTGGGCGCGCTTGCCCTGATCGAGCGCACGACGCCGGATGTGGACGCCAGCACCTTGAGCAGCGTCGACGGCCCCGTCACGCTGCGCGAGCGCGGCGTGCACCTGGGCGCCGTGATCGACCAGCTCGACTTCGCCAACTTCCCGACGCGTGGCTACCGGCTCGAGTCGGAGCTCGTCGCCGGCCGCCGCAGCCGCAGCGGCTCGGGCCTGCGCACCGACTTCACGCGCGTCGAGGCCTCCGGCACGGCGGCACGCAGCTGGGGCCAGCACACCTTGAACGTTCATGCGCGAGTGCAGCGCACGGGCCAGGACAATGCCACCTCGCTGGGCAGCTACACCCTGGGTGGCTTCCACCAGCTGTCGGGCTACCGCAGCGAGCAGCTCGATGGCAACGCGGTGGTGTTCTCGCGCCTGACCTGGTACCGGCGCTCCTTGACCGCCCCGGTGTTCACACGCGGGTTCTTCGTCGGCGCCACGCTCGAGGCCGGCAATGCCTGGGCACGCTGGGGCGACGCGCGCTGGGCCGACCTGCGCAGCGGCATGAGCTTGTTCCTCGGTGCCGACACCGGCCTCGGTCCGCTGTACTTCGGCCTGACCTACGCGCCGCGCGGTTCCACCGGCCTGTACCTGTTCGTGGGCCGGCCCTGA
- a CDS encoding alpha/beta fold hydrolase produces the protein MTIETFTATLPGGIELSCRAAGPIGAPLLMFLHGFPEAAFVWDGMLEHFAPRYRCIAPNLRGYERSSAPADAQSYRAKHLVGDIRALIEQQGGRAAALIAHDWGGALAWGLAAQHPESIERLVIVNSPHPATFLRELRDNAQQQASSAYMNFLCRPDAEKLLAENDFARLWTFFERMGATDPAHPGGGWLTEAVRERYREVWRRGLTGGCNYYRASPLRPPLTADDTIMSLQLPPEMLTVRVPTLVIWAEADTALPPALLDGLEAYVPDMRLVRVPGATHWIVHERPSLVAQEIDRVLSS, from the coding sequence ATGACGATCGAGACCTTCACCGCGACGCTGCCCGGCGGCATCGAGCTGAGCTGCCGCGCGGCCGGCCCGATTGGCGCCCCGCTGCTGATGTTCCTCCACGGATTTCCGGAGGCGGCCTTCGTCTGGGACGGGATGCTCGAACATTTCGCGCCGCGCTACCGCTGCATCGCGCCGAACCTGCGCGGATACGAGCGGTCGTCGGCGCCCGCCGATGCGCAGTCGTACCGCGCCAAGCACCTGGTCGGCGACATCCGCGCGCTGATCGAGCAGCAGGGCGGCCGCGCCGCGGCGCTGATCGCGCACGACTGGGGCGGTGCGCTGGCCTGGGGCCTGGCGGCCCAGCACCCGGAATCGATCGAGCGGCTGGTGATCGTCAACTCGCCGCACCCGGCCACCTTCCTGCGTGAACTGCGAGACAACGCTCAGCAGCAGGCGTCCAGTGCCTACATGAACTTCCTCTGCCGCCCTGACGCCGAGAAGCTGCTGGCGGAGAACGACTTCGCCCGGTTGTGGACCTTCTTCGAGCGCATGGGCGCGACCGATCCTGCCCATCCGGGCGGCGGCTGGCTCACCGAGGCGGTGCGCGAGCGCTACCGCGAAGTGTGGCGTCGGGGGCTCACCGGGGGCTGCAACTACTACCGTGCGTCGCCGCTGCGCCCGCCGCTCACAGCGGACGACACGATCATGAGCCTGCAGTTGCCGCCCGAGATGCTGACGGTGCGCGTGCCCACGCTGGTGATCTGGGCCGAGGCCGACACGGCGCTGCCGCCGGCGCTGCTCGACGGCCTGGAAGCCTACGTGCCCGACATGCGCCTGGTGCGTGTGCCCGGGGCCACGCACTGGATCGTCCACGAGCGGCCGTCGCTGGTGGCACAGGAGATCGACAGGGTGCTGTCCAGCTGA
- the yihA gene encoding ribosome biogenesis GTP-binding protein YihA/YsxC: MADPKTTDNTASSAASATASDHAAQARRAMAWTHTARFLTTASRLDQLPQSELPEIAFVGRSNAGKSTAINTLTQQKRLAFASKTPGRTQHINLFELGPRDAADALFADLPGYGYAAVSRTDKQRWQKVMADYLDVRRSLAGVVLMVDPRLGFTDLDLQLLDFVGPRLVNGSVKLLVLLTKADKLNRRDSDRALQQARDTLAGISTEESDIGVTLFSALNKRGVDDTAVVLRSWVASLRPAAEPAA; the protein is encoded by the coding sequence ATGGCCGACCCCAAAACCACTGACAACACGGCCTCGAGTGCCGCATCCGCCACGGCTTCCGACCACGCCGCGCAGGCGCGACGGGCCATGGCCTGGACCCATACTGCTCGCTTCCTCACCACGGCGAGCCGGCTCGACCAGTTGCCCCAGAGCGAACTGCCGGAGATCGCCTTCGTGGGCCGATCGAATGCAGGCAAGTCCACCGCGATCAACACGCTGACCCAGCAGAAGCGGCTCGCGTTCGCGTCCAAGACGCCGGGGCGCACCCAGCACATCAACCTGTTCGAGCTCGGCCCGCGCGACGCGGCCGATGCGCTGTTCGCCGACCTGCCGGGCTATGGCTACGCGGCCGTCTCACGCACCGACAAGCAGCGCTGGCAGAAGGTGATGGCCGACTATCTCGACGTGCGGCGAAGCCTCGCCGGCGTGGTGCTGATGGTCGATCCGCGCCTGGGTTTCACCGACCTCGACCTGCAATTGCTCGACTTCGTCGGGCCGCGGCTGGTCAACGGCTCCGTCAAGCTGCTGGTGCTGCTGACCAAGGCCGACAAGCTGAACCGGCGCGATAGCGATCGGGCCCTGCAGCAGGCACGCGACACGCTGGCGGGCATCAGCACCGAAGAATCCGACATCGGCGTGACACTGTTCTCCGCGCTGAACAAGCGGGGCGTCGACGACACGGCCGTGGTGCTGCGCTCCTGGGTGGCGTCGCTGCGCCCCGCCGCGGAGCCGGCGGCATGA